Proteins from one Cicer arietinum cultivar CDC Frontier isolate Library 1 chromosome 3, Cicar.CDCFrontier_v2.0, whole genome shotgun sequence genomic window:
- the LOC101511191 gene encoding defective in cullin neddylation protein AAR3 isoform X1 translates to MDASRFDIFEIYRRFCDIKSGNAYMKSGLEEGYRQDSDLHKAKFLRDALTHLSQLVESRVSTGVTIFDELSMLMSRLDLMVNFSEFSRFYEFVFFMCRENGQKNITVTKALAAWKLVLNGRFPLLRPWCDFVEKNQRYNISEDTWQQVLSFSLCTRDSLDAYDPEGAWPVLIDDFVEHMYSLLSCRIQGSYYDNSNFHCNCGDPESLSCVLEEPISGLKSFTGLKRKFAEETRKDDMDYSNTCDDDMNSSNCKKIRAYGVDDWENNPQEECMETSRQSSSSKSPCAVEGCLSKGFAGLLSTSSYVQFRRERRASFR, encoded by the exons ATGGATGCATCTCGATTCGACATCTTCGAAATCTATCGAAGATTTTGTG ATATAAAATCAGGAAATGCATATATGAAATCGGGACTTGAAGAAGGGTATAGACAAGACAGTGACCTTCATAAGGCTAAGTTCTTAAGGGATGCACTGACGCACCTCTCACAATTGGTGGAGTCCAGAGTTAGTACAGG GGTAACAATTTTTGATGAACTTTCAATGCTCATGTCTCGGCTGGATTTGATG GTAAACTTTTCAGAGTTCTCTCggttttatgaatttgttttcttCATGTGTCGCGAAAATGGTCAAAAGAACATCA CTGTAACCAAGGCACTTGCTGCTTGGAAATTAGTTCTTAATGGGCGGTTTCCACTGCTTCGTCCATGGTGTGACTTTGTTGAG AAAAATCAGCGATACAACATATCTGAGGATACGTGGCAACAGGTTCTATCTTTCAGCTTGTGCACACGTGATAGCCTAGATGCATATGATCCTGAAG GTGCTTGGCCAGTTTTAATAGATGATTTTGTCGAGCATATGTACAG TTTATTGTCATGCAGGATACAGGGATCGTATTATGATAATTCCAACTTCCATTGTAACTGTGGTGATCCTGAATCTCTGTCATGTGTTTTGGAGGAACCAATTTCTG GACTGAAAAGTTTTACTGGTCTAAAGAGGAAGTTTGCTGAAGAAACAAGAAAAGATGATATGGATTATTCCAATACATGTGATGATGACATGAATTCCTCAAACTGTAAAAAAATTAGAGCTTATGGTGTAGATGATTGGGAGAACAATCCACAAGAGGAATGTATGGAAACTAGTAGACAAAGTAGTTCATCAAAGTCTCCATGTGCAGTTGAAGGTTGTTTATCAAAGGGATTTGCAGGACTACTCTCAACTAGTTCCTATGTGCAGTTTCGTAGAGAGAGGAGAGCTTCCTTCAGATGA
- the LOC101511191 gene encoding defective in cullin neddylation protein AAR3 isoform X2: MDASRFDIFEIYRRFCDIKSGNAYMKSGLEEGYRQDSDLHKAKFLRDALTHLSQLVESRVSTGVTIFDELSMLMSRLDLMVNFSEFSRFYEFVFFMCRENGQKNITVTKALAAWKLVLNGRFPLLRPWCDFVEKNQRYNISEDTWQQVLSFSLCTRDSLDAYDPEGAWPVLIDDFVEHMYRIQGSYYDNSNFHCNCGDPESLSCVLEEPISGLKSFTGLKRKFAEETRKDDMDYSNTCDDDMNSSNCKKIRAYGVDDWENNPQEECMETSRQSSSSKSPCAVEGCLSKGFAGLLSTSSYVQFRRERRASFR; this comes from the exons ATGGATGCATCTCGATTCGACATCTTCGAAATCTATCGAAGATTTTGTG ATATAAAATCAGGAAATGCATATATGAAATCGGGACTTGAAGAAGGGTATAGACAAGACAGTGACCTTCATAAGGCTAAGTTCTTAAGGGATGCACTGACGCACCTCTCACAATTGGTGGAGTCCAGAGTTAGTACAGG GGTAACAATTTTTGATGAACTTTCAATGCTCATGTCTCGGCTGGATTTGATG GTAAACTTTTCAGAGTTCTCTCggttttatgaatttgttttcttCATGTGTCGCGAAAATGGTCAAAAGAACATCA CTGTAACCAAGGCACTTGCTGCTTGGAAATTAGTTCTTAATGGGCGGTTTCCACTGCTTCGTCCATGGTGTGACTTTGTTGAG AAAAATCAGCGATACAACATATCTGAGGATACGTGGCAACAGGTTCTATCTTTCAGCTTGTGCACACGTGATAGCCTAGATGCATATGATCCTGAAG GTGCTTGGCCAGTTTTAATAGATGATTTTGTCGAGCATATGTACAG GATACAGGGATCGTATTATGATAATTCCAACTTCCATTGTAACTGTGGTGATCCTGAATCTCTGTCATGTGTTTTGGAGGAACCAATTTCTG GACTGAAAAGTTTTACTGGTCTAAAGAGGAAGTTTGCTGAAGAAACAAGAAAAGATGATATGGATTATTCCAATACATGTGATGATGACATGAATTCCTCAAACTGTAAAAAAATTAGAGCTTATGGTGTAGATGATTGGGAGAACAATCCACAAGAGGAATGTATGGAAACTAGTAGACAAAGTAGTTCATCAAAGTCTCCATGTGCAGTTGAAGGTTGTTTATCAAAGGGATTTGCAGGACTACTCTCAACTAGTTCCTATGTGCAGTTTCGTAGAGAGAGGAGAGCTTCCTTCAGATGA